From a single Brassica rapa cultivar Chiifu-401-42 chromosome A01, CAAS_Brap_v3.01, whole genome shotgun sequence genomic region:
- the LOC103851545 gene encoding monogalactosyldiacylglycerol synthase 1, chloroplastic isoform X1 — protein MQSPSTVTQEPAASSSSFGFFTRLTCLASRNRSNPDGYTLSTSNALFFNGSRTTRRTRKALASLSLNAKSSAGSSLSRFINEFNSFMRFHSEKVVPDSFASIGVSSHESGARGNDGGGVLGEEGLQLSGVEADRPKKVLILMSDTGGGHRASAEAIRAAFNQEYGDEYQVFITDLWTDHTPWPFNQLPRSYNFLVKHGALWKMTYYGTAPRVIHQSNFAATSTFIAREIAQGLMKYQPDIIISVHPLMQHVPLRVLRSKGLLDKIVFTTVITDLSTCHPTWLVYLPSRLCFRDCMGSFVKVKLALMFRFHKLVTRCYCPSTEVAKRAQKAGLQTSQIKVYGLPVRPSFVKPVRPKVELRRELGMDENLPAVLLMGGGEGMGPIEATARALGDALYDENLGEAVGQVLIICGRNKKLQTRLSSIDWKIPVQVKGFVTKMEECMGACNCIITKAGPGTIAEAMIRGLPIILNGYIAGQEAGNVPYVVENGCGKFSKSPKEISKIVADWFGPGSKQLEIMSQNALRLARPEAVFKIVQDMHELVRQRNYLPQLSCTA, from the exons ATGCAAAGCCCTTCAACGGTAACCCAGGAACCAgcagcctcctcctcctcctttggTTTCTTCACACGTCTCACCTGTTTAGCCTCCAGAAACCGATCGAATCCAGACGGGTATACTCTCTCCACATCCAATGCCTTGTTCTTCAATGGCTCTCGGACGACACGGAGGACGCGAAAAGCCCTAGCTTCTCTGAGCTTGAACGCTAAGAGCAGTGCCGGCTCTAGCTTGAGTAGATTCATCAACGAATTCAACAGCTTTATGAGGTTTCACAGCGAGAAAGTGGTTCCTGATAGCTTCGCCTCAATTGGGGTATCGAGCCACGAGAGCGGAGCTAGGGGGAATGATGGTGGTGGGGTTTTGGGTGAGGAGGGCTTGCAATTGAGTGGAGTGGAAGCTGATCGGCCCaagaaagttttgattttgatgagTGATACTGGTGGTGGTCACAGAGCCTCTGCTGAAGCCATTAGAGCTGCTTTCAATCAGGAGTACGGGGATGAGTACCAG GTGTTTATAACGGACTTGTGGACAGATCACACACCCTGGCCATTCAACCAGCTTCCCAGGAGTTATAATTTTCTAGTGAAACATGGAGCTCTATGGAAAATGACTTACTACGGTACAGCTCCACGTGTTATTCACCAGTCTAACTTCGCAGCAACTTCGACTTTTATTGCCAG GGAAATTGCTCAAGGATTGATGAAGTATCAACCAGACATTATAATCAGTGTTCATCCGTTGATGCAACATGTCCCACTTCGTGTCCTAAGATCAAAGGGGTTACTTGATAAAATAGTCTTCACCACGGTTATTACAGACTTGAGCACTTGCCATCCCACATGGTTAGTTTACTTACCATCTCGGTTATGTTTTAGAGATTGTATGGGCTCTTTCGTAAAAGTAAAGCTTGCTTTGATGTTTAGGTTTCATAAGCTTGTGACAAGATGTTACTGCCCATCAACAGAAGTGGCGAAAAGGGCGCAAAAAGCTGGACTTCAGACATCACAAATCAAAGTCTACGGCCTTCCTGTTCGACCTTCCTTTGTCAAACCAGTTCGCCCAAAG GTTGAGTTAAGAAGAGAGCTAGGGATGGATGAGAATCTTCCAGCTGTTTTGTTAATGGGCGGAGGAGAAGGAATGGGTCCCATAGAGGCAACAGCAAGAGCTCTTGGAGATGCTCTGTATGACGAGAATCTTGGTGAAGCAGTTGGCCAGGTTCTTATAATATGTGGACGGAACAAGAAACTCCAAACCAGATTAAGTTCCATTGATTGGAAAATACCAGTCCAG GTTAAAGGGTTTGTAACAAAAATGGAGGAATGTATGGGTGCCTGTAACTGTATCATAACAAAG GCAGGTCCAGGAACCATAGCTGAAGCTATGATAAGAGGGTTACCGATAATCTTAAACGGTTACATCGCTGGTCAA GAGGCTGGGAATGTACCGTACGTGGTGGAGAACGGATGTGGGAAATTCTCAAAATCACCAAAAGAGATATCGAAGATTGTAGCGGACTGGTTTGGACCGGGGTCGAAACAGTTGGAGATAATGTCGCAGAATGCATTGAGGCTGGCTAGACCAGAAGCTGTGTTTAAGATAGTGCAAGACATGCACGAGCTTGTCCGGCAGAGAAACTATCTTCCTCAGCTCTCTTGCACTGCCTAA
- the LOC103851545 gene encoding monogalactosyldiacylglycerol synthase 1, chloroplastic isoform X2, producing MQSPSTVTQEPAASSSSFGFFTRLTCLASRNRSNPDGYTLSTSNALFFNGSRTTRRTRKALASLSLNAKSSAGSSLSRFINEFNSFMRFHSEKVVPDSFASIGVSSHESGARGNDGGGVLGEEGLQLSGVEADRPKKVLILMSDTGGGHRASAEAIRAAFNQEYGDEYQVFITDLWTDHTPWPFNQLPRSYNFLVKHGALWKMTYYGTAPRVIHQSNFAATSTFIAREIAQGLMKYQPDIIISVHPLMQHVPLRVLRSKGLLDKIVFTTVITDLSTCHPTWFHKLVTRCYCPSTEVAKRAQKAGLQTSQIKVYGLPVRPSFVKPVRPKVELRRELGMDENLPAVLLMGGGEGMGPIEATARALGDALYDENLGEAVGQVLIICGRNKKLQTRLSSIDWKIPVQVKGFVTKMEECMGACNCIITKAGPGTIAEAMIRGLPIILNGYIAGQEAGNVPYVVENGCGKFSKSPKEISKIVADWFGPGSKQLEIMSQNALRLARPEAVFKIVQDMHELVRQRNYLPQLSCTA from the exons ATGCAAAGCCCTTCAACGGTAACCCAGGAACCAgcagcctcctcctcctcctttggTTTCTTCACACGTCTCACCTGTTTAGCCTCCAGAAACCGATCGAATCCAGACGGGTATACTCTCTCCACATCCAATGCCTTGTTCTTCAATGGCTCTCGGACGACACGGAGGACGCGAAAAGCCCTAGCTTCTCTGAGCTTGAACGCTAAGAGCAGTGCCGGCTCTAGCTTGAGTAGATTCATCAACGAATTCAACAGCTTTATGAGGTTTCACAGCGAGAAAGTGGTTCCTGATAGCTTCGCCTCAATTGGGGTATCGAGCCACGAGAGCGGAGCTAGGGGGAATGATGGTGGTGGGGTTTTGGGTGAGGAGGGCTTGCAATTGAGTGGAGTGGAAGCTGATCGGCCCaagaaagttttgattttgatgagTGATACTGGTGGTGGTCACAGAGCCTCTGCTGAAGCCATTAGAGCTGCTTTCAATCAGGAGTACGGGGATGAGTACCAG GTGTTTATAACGGACTTGTGGACAGATCACACACCCTGGCCATTCAACCAGCTTCCCAGGAGTTATAATTTTCTAGTGAAACATGGAGCTCTATGGAAAATGACTTACTACGGTACAGCTCCACGTGTTATTCACCAGTCTAACTTCGCAGCAACTTCGACTTTTATTGCCAG GGAAATTGCTCAAGGATTGATGAAGTATCAACCAGACATTATAATCAGTGTTCATCCGTTGATGCAACATGTCCCACTTCGTGTCCTAAGATCAAAGGGGTTACTTGATAAAATAGTCTTCACCACGGTTATTACAGACTTGAGCACTTGCCATCCCACATG GTTTCATAAGCTTGTGACAAGATGTTACTGCCCATCAACAGAAGTGGCGAAAAGGGCGCAAAAAGCTGGACTTCAGACATCACAAATCAAAGTCTACGGCCTTCCTGTTCGACCTTCCTTTGTCAAACCAGTTCGCCCAAAG GTTGAGTTAAGAAGAGAGCTAGGGATGGATGAGAATCTTCCAGCTGTTTTGTTAATGGGCGGAGGAGAAGGAATGGGTCCCATAGAGGCAACAGCAAGAGCTCTTGGAGATGCTCTGTATGACGAGAATCTTGGTGAAGCAGTTGGCCAGGTTCTTATAATATGTGGACGGAACAAGAAACTCCAAACCAGATTAAGTTCCATTGATTGGAAAATACCAGTCCAG GTTAAAGGGTTTGTAACAAAAATGGAGGAATGTATGGGTGCCTGTAACTGTATCATAACAAAG GCAGGTCCAGGAACCATAGCTGAAGCTATGATAAGAGGGTTACCGATAATCTTAAACGGTTACATCGCTGGTCAA GAGGCTGGGAATGTACCGTACGTGGTGGAGAACGGATGTGGGAAATTCTCAAAATCACCAAAAGAGATATCGAAGATTGTAGCGGACTGGTTTGGACCGGGGTCGAAACAGTTGGAGATAATGTCGCAGAATGCATTGAGGCTGGCTAGACCAGAAGCTGTGTTTAAGATAGTGCAAGACATGCACGAGCTTGTCCGGCAGAGAAACTATCTTCCTCAGCTCTCTTGCACTGCCTAA